One Onychostoma macrolepis isolate SWU-2019 chromosome 15, ASM1243209v1, whole genome shotgun sequence DNA segment encodes these proteins:
- the lipt2 gene encoding putative lipoyltransferase 2, mitochondrial, which produces MTVARAAVNVVRLGRISYRSALKVQQQHIKQHLDSSSTSPNTLLLCEHEPVYTVGIRRAPYPPEEEQRLKALGADFFRTNRGGLVTFHGPGQLVCYPVLNLACFKKSVRWYVCELERTVIKMCSKFGIEASTSPDTGVWVGDNKICALGIHCGRYITSHGLALNCNTDMSWFDNIVPCGIVGKGVTSLSRELGRDVPTEEAVPKLLEAFTEQFNCTLTYN; this is translated from the exons ATGACAGTCGCTAGGGCAGCTGTGAATGTGGTGCGTTTAGGGAGGATTTCCTACCGCAGTGCTTTGAAGGTCCAGCAGCAGCACATAAAGCAGCATCTGGATTCGTCCAGCACCAGCCCAAACACTTTATTACTGTGTGAACACGAGCCTGTGTACACCGTCGGCATCAGACGGGCTCCTTACCCTCCTGAGGAGGAGCAGAGACTCAAAGCACTGGGCGCAGACTTCTTCCGTACCAACCGAGGAGGTCTAGTAACGTTTCACGGTCCTGGTCAGCTGGTGTGTTATCCCGTCCTCAACCTGGCCTGCTTTAAGAAGAGTGTGAGATGGTATGTGTGTGAACTGGAAAGGACGGTGATCAAGATGTGCAGTAAATTTGGGATCGAAGCCTCCACTTCTCCGGATACAGGTGTCTGGGTGGGCGACAACAAAATCTGTGCGCttg GTATTCATTGTGGAAGATACATCACCTCCCATGGACTGGCTCTGAACTGCAACACAGACATGAGTTGGTTTGATAACATTGTGCCATGTGGGATTGTGGGTAAAGGTGTGACGTCACTGAGCCGAGAGCTGGGACGGGACGTCCCAACTGAGGAAGCCGTACCAAAACTGCTGGAAGCCTTTACTGAACAGTTTAACTGCACTTTAAcgtataattaa